A window of Melopsittacus undulatus isolate bMelUnd1 chromosome 2, bMelUnd1.mat.Z, whole genome shotgun sequence contains these coding sequences:
- the CLDN14 gene encoding claudin-14, with the protein MASSAVQLLGFSLSLLGLIGTLIATILPHWWRTAHVGTNIITAVAYMKGLWMECVWHSTGIYQCQVHHSQLALPRDLQVARAMMVISCVLSALACVIAVIGMKCTQCAKGTSAKASIAVSGGIVFILAGLVCLVPVSWTTNDIVTDFYNPMLPSGMKYEIGQALYLGFVSSSLTILGGALLCTSRQCRGNKTPYQTQPSSVRRTAPSYRPPTVYKGNHASSLTSASHSGYRLNDYV; encoded by the coding sequence ATGGCAAGCTCGGCTGTTCAGTTACTTGGCTTCTCCCTAAGCCTGCTCGGCCTAATTGGGACATTAATTGCTACTATTCTGCCACACTGGTGGCGAACGGCACATGTAGGCACCAATATTATAACAGCTGTGGCCTATATGAAAGGGCTTTGGATGGAGTGCGTTTGGCACAGCACCGGCATCTACCagtgccaagtccaccactccCAGCTGGCGCTGCCCCGTGACCTCCAAGTCGCCCGTGCCATGATGGTAATTTCCTGCGTCCTTTCCGCACTGGCATGTGTGATTGCTGTCATCGGTATGAAGTGCACACAGTGTGCCAAGGGGACTTCTGCCAAAGCCTCCATCGCAGTCTCTGGGGGAATTGTTTTCATCCTGGCCGGTCTTGTCTGCCTGGTACCTGTTTCTTGGACCACTAATGACATTGTTACAGATTTCTACAACCCCATGCTTCCCAGCGGGATGAAGTATGAGATAGGCCAAGCTCTTTACCTTGGCTTTGTCTCCTCATCTTTGACAATCCTTGGTggtgctctgctctgcacatcAAGACAATGTCGCGGGAACAAGACACCTTACCAGACACAGCCCAGCAGCGTAAGAAGGACTGCTCCCTCCTATAGACCACCAACCGTCTACAAGGGAAACCATGCTTCTTCTCTGACATCTGCTTCCCATAGCGGCTACAGATTAAATGACTATGTGTGA